From Verrucomicrobiota bacterium, a single genomic window includes:
- a CDS encoding molybdenum cofactor biosynthesis protein MoaE, whose translation MASHREEAFVACQWLIDEMKRIVPIWKKPVLRHLQS comes from the coding sequence ATCGCGTCACATCGCGAGGAAGCCTTCGTCGCCTGCCAGTGGCTGATTGATGAAATGAAACGCATCGTGCCGATCTGGAAGAAGCCCGTTCTTCGCCATCTGCAGAGTTGA